In the genome of Deinococcus deserti VCD115, one region contains:
- a CDS encoding arginine--tRNA ligase has protein sequence MDLKAQLKAAVEAAAQSMGIPVDAAIQDTPASKPGDYGTPAAFQMAKSAGGNPAQIAAQLAQTVQLPTGIKRVEAAGPFLNFFLDTAMFVRDVVENPFVMPSLGGKVVIEHTSVNPNKELHVGHLRNVVLGDSMARIFRAAGHTVEVQNYIDDTGRQAAEALFAINHYHREWDGTQKYDHWLGEGYVRLNADPAKPDLEEGISAIMHRLEAGVLRGEVEKVVTAHLQTCFRLGARYDLLNWESDVVGSGFLTQAMNILESSRYTSRPTEGKYAGAFVMDVSEFMPGLEESNVVLVRSDGTAMYAAKDIGYQFWKFGLFEGMKFKPFMTDPDGNTVWTSAPDGEPDVQRRFGHADEVINVIDSRQDHPQTVVRSSLGVAGQYEKKDRSIHLSYAFVTLEGQTISGRKGIAVSADDAMDEAEKRALAALTELNPDLAAREDAAEIARRIGIGAIRFAMLKAEPTRKIDFRWEQALALNGDTAPYVQYAAVRAASILRKAQEAGHNINGSGADWDALPDVDLALAKMVARLPEVVAQSVRVHSPHVVAQYALDLATAFNAWFNAKDRQGKPATNVLQSEPGLREARLALVGRLRRAFEETLDLIGIEVPAAM, from the coding sequence ATGGACTTGAAGGCACAACTCAAAGCTGCTGTGGAGGCTGCCGCCCAGAGCATGGGCATACCGGTGGACGCAGCTATTCAGGACACCCCGGCTTCCAAGCCGGGCGATTACGGCACCCCAGCGGCGTTTCAGATGGCGAAGAGCGCCGGTGGAAACCCGGCCCAGATTGCTGCTCAGCTGGCCCAGACGGTGCAGCTGCCCACGGGCATCAAGCGTGTGGAAGCGGCCGGGCCGTTCCTGAACTTCTTCCTGGACACGGCGATGTTCGTGCGCGACGTGGTGGAAAATCCCTTTGTCATGCCGTCTCTGGGCGGCAAGGTGGTTATTGAGCACACCAGCGTCAACCCCAACAAGGAACTGCATGTGGGCCACCTGCGCAACGTGGTGCTGGGCGACAGCATGGCGCGCATCTTCCGTGCCGCCGGCCACACCGTGGAGGTTCAGAACTACATCGATGACACCGGGCGCCAGGCCGCCGAGGCCCTGTTTGCTATCAACCATTACCACCGGGAGTGGGACGGAACTCAGAAGTACGACCACTGGCTGGGAGAAGGGTACGTTCGCCTGAATGCCGACCCCGCCAAACCCGACCTGGAAGAGGGCATCAGCGCGATCATGCACCGCCTGGAAGCCGGCGTTTTGCGCGGAGAGGTCGAGAAGGTCGTGACTGCGCACCTGCAAACCTGCTTCCGCCTGGGCGCCCGCTACGATCTGCTCAACTGGGAGTCGGACGTGGTCGGCAGTGGTTTCCTGACGCAGGCCATGAACATCCTGGAGAGCAGCCGCTACACGTCCAGGCCAACCGAGGGGAAGTACGCCGGCGCCTTTGTGATGGACGTCTCCGAGTTCATGCCAGGTCTGGAAGAATCCAATGTGGTGCTGGTGCGTTCCGACGGCACGGCCATGTATGCCGCCAAGGACATCGGGTATCAGTTCTGGAAGTTCGGTCTGTTCGAGGGAATGAAATTCAAACCGTTCATGACTGATCCCGACGGCAACACCGTGTGGACCAGTGCTCCGGACGGGGAGCCCGACGTGCAGCGCCGCTTCGGCCACGCCGACGAGGTCATCAATGTGATCGACTCGCGTCAGGATCACCCGCAGACGGTGGTGCGCTCCAGCCTGGGGGTTGCGGGCCAGTACGAGAAGAAGGACCGCAGTATTCACCTGTCCTACGCCTTCGTGACTCTGGAAGGACAGACCATCAGTGGCCGCAAGGGCATTGCCGTGAGCGCTGACGACGCCATGGACGAGGCCGAGAAGCGTGCGCTCGCGGCCCTGACCGAACTCAACCCGGATCTGGCTGCCCGCGAGGACGCGGCCGAGATTGCCCGGCGAATCGGTATCGGTGCAATCCGCTTTGCCATGTTGAAGGCCGAACCCACCCGCAAAATCGACTTCCGCTGGGAGCAGGCCCTGGCCCTGAACGGCGATACCGCGCCCTACGTGCAGTACGCCGCTGTCCGTGCCGCCAGCATTCTGCGCAAGGCCCAGGAGGCCGGGCACAACATTAACGGCAGCGGCGCCGACTGGGACGCGCTGCCGGATGTGGACCTGGCCCTGGCCAAGATGGTGGCCCGCCTTCCTGAAGTGGTCGCTCAGAGCGTGCGAGTCCACTCTCCGCACGTGGTGGCCCAGTACGCGCTGGACCTGGCGACGGCTTTCAATGCCTGGTTCAATGCCAAAGACCGGCAGGGCAAACCGGCCACGAATGTGCTTCAGTCCGAGCCCGGCCTGCGCGAAGCCCGCCTCGCGCTGGTCGGTCGCCTGCGCCGCGCCTTCGAGGAAACGCTGGACCTGATCGGCATTGAGGTTCCCGCCGCGATGTAA
- a CDS encoding Maf family nucleotide pyrophosphatase — protein sequence MPSGHPGVVLASGSPRRRELLENLGVPFQVVVSGEDEDSTETDPARLAAELALLKGRSVARLHPESVVLAADTVVACEGVLLAKPADTSENEAFLRVLSGRSHQVFTGVAALHRGTEQVEVARTDVTFRPLTAAEISFYARSGEGMDKAGGYGIQALGASLVSRVEGEYTNVVGFPLSVVITLLRRAGVPVWDEVHGA from the coding sequence ATGCCCTCAGGGCATCCGGGCGTGGTGCTGGCGTCCGGCAGTCCCAGACGCCGGGAACTGCTGGAAAACCTGGGCGTGCCGTTTCAGGTGGTCGTCAGTGGCGAGGACGAGGACAGCACCGAGACCGATCCGGCACGGCTGGCGGCAGAGCTGGCACTCCTCAAGGGCCGCTCGGTGGCCAGACTGCACCCGGAGAGTGTGGTGCTGGCAGCAGACACGGTGGTCGCCTGTGAAGGCGTTCTGCTGGCCAAACCGGCGGACACCAGCGAGAACGAGGCGTTTCTGCGTGTGCTGTCCGGCCGCAGCCATCAGGTGTTTACCGGCGTGGCCGCCCTGCACAGAGGCACGGAGCAGGTAGAGGTGGCCCGCACCGACGTGACCTTCCGTCCCCTGACCGCAGCCGAGATTTCCTTCTATGCCCGTAGCGGCGAAGGAATGGACAAGGCGGGTGGTTACGGCATTCAGGCGCTCGGAGCTTCGCTGGTCTCCCGGGTCGAGGGCGAGTACACCAACGTGGTGGGTTTTCCGCTCAGCGTGGTCATTACCCTGTTACGCCGCGCTGGCGTGCCGGTCTGGGATGAGGTGCACGGCGCGTGA
- a CDS encoding alpha/beta hydrolase family protein, with translation MQLSRRSLLLTLLVAWTPLNAQAATATTSPPPAVQAAPAGTTRTAQPLDVLGVRSYLLVPDRCQVTSCPLVIISHPRAQDADRMVRSSGILTLSESLLKARFAVLISGDGGPTTWGSPDALTQVAQTQFEATGRFKWNSRTYAVGFSMGGLMALRSALPGSPYTVHGLALVDAWADLRGAWGTATSRRNEISAAYRLTGPPPTDLDPLHQAHLAPMLPLFVAGSPDDATVPLHSNSERLYALAQPELSEFVTLSGPHLGANRFSQDMARRITSFFQRLELGTTARKH, from the coding sequence GTGCAACTTTCGCGACGATCTCTGCTTCTGACTCTGCTGGTGGCCTGGACGCCCCTGAACGCCCAGGCGGCCACTGCCACTACTTCGCCCCCTCCAGCGGTTCAGGCTGCTCCAGCCGGAACCACCCGGACTGCCCAACCACTGGACGTGCTGGGCGTCCGGTCATACCTGCTGGTGCCGGACCGCTGTCAGGTCACCTCCTGCCCGCTGGTCATCATCTCGCACCCCCGGGCCCAGGACGCTGACCGGATGGTCCGCAGCTCCGGAATCCTGACCCTCAGCGAAAGCCTGCTCAAGGCCCGCTTTGCCGTACTGATCAGCGGTGACGGAGGCCCCACCACCTGGGGCAGCCCGGACGCCCTGACCCAGGTGGCCCAGACACAGTTCGAAGCTACGGGACGTTTCAAGTGGAACAGCCGCACCTATGCCGTCGGCTTCAGCATGGGGGGCTTGATGGCGCTGCGCAGCGCCCTGCCGGGCAGCCCTTACACAGTCCATGGCCTGGCCCTCGTCGATGCCTGGGCCGACCTGCGGGGCGCCTGGGGCACAGCAACCAGCCGCCGGAACGAGATCAGCGCTGCTTACCGCCTGACCGGCCCACCTCCAACGGATCTGGACCCGCTGCATCAGGCGCATCTGGCGCCCATGCTGCCGCTGTTCGTGGCGGGAAGCCCCGATGACGCCACGGTTCCCCTGCACTCCAACAGTGAGCGGCTGTATGCTCTGGCCCAGCCGGAGCTCAGTGAGTTCGTGACCCTCAGTGGACCGCACCTCGGTGCCAACCGGTTCTCCCAGGACATGGCACGGCGCATCACCTCCTTTTTCCAGAGGCTTGAACTGGGCACGACGGCACGCAAACACTGA
- the mreC gene encoding rod shape-determining protein MreC, whose product MKERPRLLLVFVGLLLISLLLLRFQAVAPTALRAATAPVSRIGVVAADNLRRAYSTLFEERRLNADLRRLQAQNDELRQRNEMLTREVMRLRQLEKITATQAPNALGIAQVIAVDPSALLARLTLNKGKRDGVRLRMPVTVPGGLVGQVTGVSESQSTVVALVDPESSVGVTLQGSKGGRGLAHGLPPDRMKAEFSRSVPVKKGDVLVTSSIGGLYPVGIRVGTVEKVLPLGPNDVNRSVIVKPAIDVGVIEDVTILEGV is encoded by the coding sequence GTGAAGGAACGGCCCCGGCTCCTGCTGGTCTTTGTGGGCCTGCTGCTGATCAGTCTGCTGCTGTTGCGGTTCCAGGCAGTGGCGCCGACTGCCCTGCGCGCCGCCACTGCTCCGGTCAGCCGGATCGGGGTGGTGGCCGCAGATAACCTGCGCCGCGCCTATTCGACGCTGTTCGAGGAACGCCGGTTGAACGCCGACCTGCGCAGGCTTCAGGCACAGAACGACGAGCTTCGGCAGCGCAACGAGATGCTGACCCGTGAAGTCATGCGCCTTCGCCAGCTGGAGAAAATCACGGCCACGCAGGCGCCCAACGCCCTGGGCATTGCACAGGTGATTGCAGTGGACCCCAGCGCCCTCCTGGCCCGGCTGACCCTCAACAAGGGCAAGCGTGACGGTGTCCGACTCCGGATGCCTGTTACCGTACCGGGCGGCCTGGTTGGTCAGGTCACGGGCGTCAGTGAAAGTCAGTCCACCGTGGTCGCCCTGGTGGACCCGGAAAGCAGCGTGGGCGTCACACTTCAGGGGAGCAAGGGCGGGCGCGGACTGGCACACGGGCTGCCGCCTGACCGCATGAAGGCCGAGTTTTCGCGCAGTGTGCCGGTCAAGAAGGGGGACGTTCTGGTCACCAGCAGTATCGGTGGACTGTATCCGGTGGGAATCCGGGTTGGCACCGTCGAAAAGGTATTGCCCCTCGGGCCAAATGACGTGAACCGCAGCGTTATCGTGAAGCCAGCCATTGATGTCGGCGTGATTGAAGACGTGACAATCCTGGAGGGTGTGTGA
- a CDS encoding prephenate dehydrogenase has translation MSDRAVPATPPPLFDTAVVAGVGLIGGSVALGLRQRFLARRVVGLDASMDVLREAEALGVVDEVRISPGEWLREADLVVLAAPMRALEPLARELAPFLNPAALVTDVGSVKSGIAAEMERLGVRHFVPGHPMAGSERGGVVHARAALLENAVWVLTPTDHTPLTALSRARTLVEHLGAAPVVMPPAAHDDLVATISHLPYLASLALTHMVARDERLSLLAAGGFRDLTRVASGDPRMSRDMIVENKEALRCALERFRRQLERLEADLDEPEELLAAAYEGKRTRDSLPVVKRSLLPQKHDLVVAVPDRPNQIGAVTQALGAEGVNIKDIEVLAIREEGGALRLGLESPEEVQRAAGILTGAGFEVRGRS, from the coding sequence ATGAGTGACCGTGCCGTGCCCGCAACCCCTCCGCCCCTGTTCGATACGGCGGTGGTCGCAGGCGTGGGGCTGATCGGGGGCAGTGTGGCGCTTGGCCTGCGTCAGCGGTTCCTGGCGCGCCGTGTGGTCGGCCTGGACGCCAGCATGGATGTGCTGCGCGAGGCCGAGGCCCTTGGCGTAGTGGACGAGGTTCGTATCAGTCCTGGCGAGTGGCTGCGCGAGGCGGACCTGGTTGTTCTGGCAGCTCCCATGCGCGCTCTGGAACCGCTGGCCCGTGAGCTGGCGCCCTTCCTGAATCCCGCCGCCCTGGTCACTGATGTGGGCAGCGTCAAGAGCGGTATCGCAGCCGAGATGGAGCGGCTGGGTGTGCGCCATTTTGTGCCCGGTCACCCCATGGCTGGCAGTGAACGCGGCGGCGTAGTGCACGCCCGCGCCGCACTGTTGGAAAACGCCGTATGGGTGCTGACCCCCACCGACCACACGCCGCTGACCGCACTGAGCCGGGCACGCACGCTGGTCGAGCATCTGGGAGCTGCTCCTGTGGTGATGCCACCCGCAGCGCATGATGACCTGGTCGCCACCATCAGCCATCTGCCCTACCTGGCAAGTCTGGCCCTGACCCATATGGTGGCGCGAGACGAACGTCTGAGCCTGCTGGCAGCGGGGGGCTTCCGCGATCTGACCCGGGTGGCCAGTGGGGATCCGCGCATGAGCCGCGACATGATCGTGGAAAACAAGGAGGCGCTGCGCTGCGCACTCGAGCGCTTCCGGCGGCAGCTCGAACGCCTGGAGGCGGACCTCGACGAACCTGAAGAACTGCTGGCCGCTGCCTACGAGGGCAAGCGCACACGCGACAGCCTGCCGGTGGTCAAACGCAGCCTGCTGCCGCAGAAACACGACCTGGTGGTCGCCGTGCCGGACAGGCCGAACCAGATTGGAGCAGTAACCCAGGCCTTAGGGGCAGAAGGCGTCAATATCAAGGACATCGAGGTGCTGGCCATCCGTGAGGAGGGCGGCGCGCTGCGGCTCGGGTTGGAAAGCCCCGAGGAAGTGCAGCGCGCCGCCGGGATCCTGACCGGGGCAGGCTTTGAGGTGAGAGGCCGGTCCTGA
- a CDS encoding thioredoxin domain-containing protein yields MNRLASESSPYLLQHKDNPVNWWPWSPEAFAEARQRDLPVLLSVGYSTCHWCHVMAHESFEDEATAAQMNEHFVCVKVDREERPDVDAVYMTATQAMTGQGGWPMTVFLTPDGEPFYAGTYFPPQDGYGLPSFRRLLASIANAWQNDREKLTGNARALTDHIREASRPRPSQGDLPAGFLQQAPDKLRRVFDADLGGFGGAPKFPAPTLLEFLLTRPEGRDMALHTLRRMAAGGIYDQLGGGFHRYSVDERWLVPHFEKMLYDNAQLTRVLVQAYQHTDDEDFARLARETLTYLEREMLSPAGGFYSAQDADTPTDHGGVEGLTFTWTPAEIRAVLGGDSALIERVYGVTDQGNFLDPHRREYGSRNVLHLPTPLEQLARDLGEDPQAFHSRVDQARARLLEAREQRTQPGTDDKVLTSWNGLALAAFADAARVLGEPRYLEIARQNAEFVRRELRLPDGTLRHTFKDGQARVEGLLEDHALYGLGLVALFQAGGDLGHLEWARELWTLVRRDFWDEDAGVFHSTGGQAEPLLSRQVQGFDSAVLSDNAAAALLGLWMHRYFADQEAEAIARRTVQSFRTDMQAAPSGFGGLWRAAAFLHAGHTEVAILGTAAERAPLERVAARFPLPFTALAFTEPGGNLPVLEGRRGGGTAYVCVNHACQLPTQAPEELARQLGSLRTE; encoded by the coding sequence ATGAACCGTCTGGCATCCGAATCCAGCCCGTATCTTCTGCAGCACAAGGACAACCCGGTGAACTGGTGGCCCTGGAGCCCCGAGGCGTTCGCTGAAGCCCGGCAGCGTGACCTGCCGGTGCTGCTGTCGGTGGGATACAGCACCTGCCACTGGTGTCATGTCATGGCTCACGAGTCGTTTGAGGACGAGGCGACCGCAGCCCAGATGAACGAGCACTTCGTGTGCGTCAAGGTGGATCGTGAGGAACGGCCGGACGTGGACGCGGTGTACATGACAGCCACGCAGGCCATGACCGGGCAGGGCGGCTGGCCCATGACCGTCTTTCTGACCCCGGACGGCGAACCGTTTTACGCTGGCACATACTTTCCGCCTCAGGACGGCTACGGCCTGCCCAGCTTCCGGCGCCTGCTGGCCAGTATCGCCAACGCCTGGCAGAACGACCGCGAAAAGCTGACCGGGAATGCCCGGGCGCTGACCGATCACATCCGCGAGGCCAGCCGGCCCCGGCCATCGCAGGGGGACCTTCCGGCCGGTTTTCTTCAGCAGGCTCCGGATAAACTCCGAAGGGTGTTTGACGCGGACCTGGGCGGATTTGGTGGCGCGCCCAAGTTCCCGGCCCCGACCTTGCTGGAGTTCCTGCTGACCCGCCCCGAGGGACGTGACATGGCGCTGCATACCCTGAGGCGTATGGCGGCTGGGGGCATCTACGATCAGCTCGGCGGCGGCTTCCACCGGTACAGCGTGGACGAGCGCTGGCTGGTGCCTCATTTCGAGAAGATGCTGTATGACAACGCGCAGTTGACCCGTGTTCTGGTGCAGGCCTACCAGCATACGGACGACGAGGATTTCGCCCGTCTGGCGCGGGAAACGCTGACCTATCTGGAGCGCGAGATGCTCTCCCCTGCCGGCGGGTTCTACAGCGCCCAGGACGCCGATACACCCACCGACCACGGCGGTGTGGAAGGGCTGACCTTCACGTGGACCCCGGCTGAAATCCGGGCGGTGCTGGGCGGCGATTCTGCCCTGATCGAGCGGGTCTACGGTGTGACCGACCAGGGCAACTTCCTTGATCCGCACCGCCGGGAGTACGGCAGCCGGAACGTGCTGCACCTGCCGACGCCGCTGGAGCAACTGGCCCGCGACCTGGGCGAAGATCCCCAGGCCTTCCACAGCCGCGTGGATCAGGCTCGCGCGCGGCTGCTGGAGGCACGTGAGCAGCGAACCCAGCCGGGTACCGACGACAAGGTGCTGACCTCCTGGAACGGACTGGCGCTGGCAGCCTTCGCCGATGCCGCACGTGTGCTCGGAGAGCCCCGCTACCTTGAAATCGCCCGTCAGAACGCTGAATTTGTCAGGCGTGAACTCAGGCTGCCGGATGGCACGCTGCGGCACACCTTCAAAGACGGGCAGGCCAGGGTCGAGGGTCTGCTGGAGGACCACGCGCTGTATGGCCTGGGCCTGGTGGCTCTGTTTCAGGCTGGCGGTGATCTGGGTCACCTGGAGTGGGCCCGGGAACTCTGGACCCTGGTCCGCCGGGACTTCTGGGACGAGGATGCTGGGGTCTTCCATTCCACAGGAGGCCAGGCGGAGCCCCTGCTGTCGCGCCAGGTGCAGGGTTTCGACTCGGCGGTCCTGTCGGACAATGCGGCGGCGGCCCTGCTGGGGCTGTGGATGCACCGCTACTTTGCAGACCAGGAGGCCGAGGCCATCGCCCGGCGCACGGTGCAGAGTTTCCGCACCGACATGCAGGCGGCTCCGTCGGGATTCGGCGGCCTGTGGCGGGCGGCTGCATTCCTGCACGCCGGACATACCGAAGTCGCCATTCTTGGCACAGCCGCCGAGAGGGCGCCCCTGGAACGGGTGGCGGCCCGCTTTCCGCTGCCCTTTACCGCGCTCGCCTTTACCGAGCCTGGAGGCAACCTGCCCGTGCTCGAAGGGCGCCGCGGCGGAGGAACAGCCTACGTCTGCGTGAATCATGCCTGTCAGCTGCCCACGCAGGCGCCAGAGGAACTGGCGAGGCAGCTCGGAAGCCTCCGGACTGAATGA
- the deoC gene encoding deoxyribose-phosphate aldolase, with protein MKLAPYIDHTLLKATATSADIRTLCAEAREHSFYAVCVNPVFVPQAVAELEGSAVKVATVCGFPLGAVSSEQKAVEARLSVEAGAHEVDMVIHIGAALNNDWDTVEADVRAVRRAIPEHVLKVIIETCYLSDEQKRGATEAAVLGGADFVKTSTGFGTGGATPADVALMRDTIAGRAQIKAAGGVRTPADAQEMIAAGATRLGTSGGVALVSGAQSGEGY; from the coding sequence GTGAAGCTCGCGCCGTACATTGACCACACCCTCCTGAAAGCCACCGCCACCTCTGCTGATATCCGCACCCTGTGCGCCGAAGCGCGGGAGCATTCCTTCTACGCGGTCTGCGTAAACCCGGTGTTCGTGCCTCAGGCTGTCGCCGAACTGGAGGGCAGCGCGGTCAAGGTGGCCACGGTGTGCGGCTTCCCCCTGGGTGCCGTGTCCAGCGAGCAGAAGGCCGTGGAGGCGCGCCTGAGTGTGGAAGCCGGCGCCCACGAGGTCGATATGGTCATTCATATCGGTGCCGCACTGAACAACGACTGGGACACCGTCGAGGCGGATGTCCGAGCGGTACGGCGCGCGATACCGGAGCACGTACTGAAGGTGATTATCGAGACGTGTTACCTCAGCGACGAGCAGAAACGCGGGGCCACCGAGGCAGCCGTGCTTGGCGGGGCGGATTTTGTCAAAACCAGCACGGGGTTCGGAACGGGTGGCGCGACCCCTGCAGACGTTGCGCTGATGCGCGACACCATTGCCGGCCGCGCCCAGATCAAGGCTGCCGGGGGGGTCCGCACGCCCGCCGACGCGCAAGAGATGATCGCGGCGGGCGCGACCCGCCTGGGCACCTCTGGTGGTGTTGCGCTGGTTTCTGGCGCGCAGAGCGGCGAGGGCTACTAA
- a CDS encoding peroxiredoxin: MTEPQRIEPGATFPEFSLPDASGKAHRLSEYAGRYVVLYTYPKDDTPGCTKEACDFRDHTLLKSLNAVILGVSRDDASSHAQFAEKYSLPFPLLSDPDAEFLKSIGSYGPKTLYGKVTEGVKRQTFLIGPDGRLVKSWLAVTVDGHADAVADAIREHQSKEPVA; this comes from the coding sequence ATGACCGAACCCCAGCGTATAGAGCCCGGTGCGACCTTCCCCGAATTCAGCCTTCCCGACGCGAGCGGAAAGGCGCACCGTCTTTCCGAGTATGCCGGCCGGTACGTGGTGCTCTACACCTACCCCAAAGACGACACTCCCGGGTGCACCAAGGAAGCCTGCGACTTTCGCGACCACACCCTGCTCAAATCCCTGAATGCCGTGATTCTCGGCGTCAGCCGGGACGATGCCAGCAGCCACGCCCAGTTTGCCGAGAAGTACAGCCTGCCGTTCCCGCTGCTCAGTGACCCGGACGCCGAGTTCCTGAAGAGCATCGGCTCGTACGGCCCCAAGACCCTGTACGGCAAGGTGACCGAAGGGGTCAAGCGTCAGACGTTCCTGATCGGCCCGGACGGACGTCTGGTCAAATCATGGCTGGCCGTCACGGTGGACGGTCATGCCGACGCTGTCGCGGACGCGATCCGGGAACACCAGTCGAAGGAACCGGTTGCATGA
- the rpiA gene encoding ribose 5-phosphate isomerase A, translating into MSDLEALKKEAAVRAAALVESGMRVGLGTGSTAKYAIEELGRRIASGELKDIVGVATSEASDQLARQLGIPVEPLDPRPLDIAIDGADEIDPKLNLIKGLGGALLREKLTEVQARRFIVIADHTKTVTHLGEKAPVPVEIAKFGFLSTIERLRAMGLGGRLRQPGAQPYVTDNGNHIFDAQLPESFDPATLERQLKGTLGVVETGFFLGMAERAFVASPDEVRELTPV; encoded by the coding sequence ATGAGCGATCTGGAGGCACTGAAAAAAGAGGCCGCGGTGCGCGCCGCAGCTCTGGTCGAAAGCGGCATGCGGGTCGGCCTGGGGACGGGCAGCACGGCCAAGTACGCCATCGAGGAACTCGGACGCAGGATCGCCAGCGGTGAACTGAAGGACATAGTGGGGGTGGCGACCAGTGAGGCCAGCGACCAGCTGGCGCGGCAGCTCGGAATTCCGGTTGAGCCGCTTGATCCTCGTCCCCTGGATATTGCCATTGACGGCGCCGATGAAATAGACCCGAAGCTGAACCTGATCAAGGGCCTGGGCGGCGCCCTGCTGCGCGAGAAGCTGACCGAGGTTCAGGCCCGGCGCTTCATTGTGATTGCTGACCACACCAAGACGGTCACGCACCTGGGCGAGAAAGCTCCAGTGCCTGTAGAAATCGCAAAGTTCGGGTTCCTGAGCACCATCGAGCGCCTCAGGGCCATGGGGCTCGGAGGCCGGTTGCGTCAGCCCGGAGCGCAGCCGTACGTGACCGATAACGGCAACCACATCTTCGATGCGCAGCTGCCTGAGTCCTTCGACCCGGCCACCCTGGAACGGCAGTTGAAAGGCACGCTGGGCGTTGTGGAGACCGGGTTCTTTCTGGGCATGGCCGAGCGCGCCTTCGTGGCCTCACCGGATGAGGTCCGGGAACTGACTCCGGTTTAA
- a CDS encoding acyltransferase: MTDASSPPSATDTAAASDRLSAIDVFRGLTILEVVGHHASGMALRHATPGSLTHDALTILNRSLHFAVPAFVFLSCVVLTNSLLRRFNPGQYYWRRLTRGGWPYLLWSVLYILWYVWTGQRDAASLEDPQRWWTWLAYGKGSYHLYFLLVALEVYLVLPLLLPLARRRPSVSVALLAGLAAQIGAYFLNKEVLHLQFPASTAFWYVLPITLGVAVGARFGEFEDWWRRRRVILLPLLAAAYALYLPVALAYVRGERVTPLIYSTLSWTFTALVALALMGLAHRLQRGPDRVRVAVATLGTVSLQIYLLHPAVLQALELWRAPLGPPALMLAQVVIYALVALLVPAILGRALLRTRLSTWVFGR; encoded by the coding sequence ATGACTGACGCTTCTTCCCCACCTTCCGCCACGGACACAGCGGCCGCTTCTGACCGCCTGAGTGCCATAGATGTGTTCCGGGGCCTGACCATCCTGGAGGTGGTCGGCCACCATGCCAGTGGCATGGCGCTCCGGCACGCTACCCCCGGCAGCCTCACCCACGACGCGCTGACGATATTGAACCGCAGCCTGCATTTCGCTGTGCCGGCCTTCGTGTTTCTGTCGTGCGTGGTTCTGACCAACAGCCTGCTGAGGCGCTTCAACCCGGGGCAGTACTACTGGCGGCGCCTGACCCGGGGCGGCTGGCCGTACCTCCTGTGGAGCGTGCTGTATATCCTCTGGTATGTCTGGACCGGCCAGCGCGACGCTGCCAGCCTCGAAGATCCCCAGAGGTGGTGGACCTGGCTGGCGTACGGCAAGGGCAGTTATCATCTGTATTTCCTGCTGGTCGCACTGGAGGTCTATCTGGTGCTGCCTCTGCTGCTTCCCCTGGCGCGCCGCCGGCCTAGCGTCAGTGTTGCGCTGCTCGCTGGACTGGCCGCTCAGATTGGAGCTTATTTCCTGAACAAGGAAGTGCTGCACCTGCAGTTCCCGGCCAGCACTGCATTCTGGTATGTCCTGCCCATCACCCTGGGTGTCGCCGTGGGCGCACGCTTCGGGGAGTTCGAGGACTGGTGGCGGCGGCGGCGCGTCATTCTGCTGCCGCTGCTGGCAGCCGCGTACGCCCTGTACCTGCCGGTGGCCCTGGCCTACGTACGTGGAGAAAGAGTCACGCCGCTGATTTACAGCACGCTGAGCTGGACATTTACGGCGCTGGTGGCTCTGGCCCTGATGGGGCTTGCCCACCGGCTGCAGCGTGGGCCTGACAGGGTGCGGGTTGCGGTCGCGACCCTGGGCACGGTCAGTCTTCAGATCTACCTGCTGCATCCGGCGGTCCTTCAGGCCCTGGAATTATGGCGGGCACCGCTCGGCCCACCCGCTCTCATGCTGGCGCAGGTTGTCATCTATGCCCTGGTCGCACTGCTGGTCCCGGCCATCCTCGGACGCGCCCTGCTGCGTACCCGCCTCAGCACCTGGGTGTTTGGCCGCTGA